The following coding sequences are from one Triticum dicoccoides isolate Atlit2015 ecotype Zavitan chromosome 4A, WEW_v2.0, whole genome shotgun sequence window:
- the LOC119285342 gene encoding uncharacterized protein LOC119285342 has translation MSEPATQCRGNGGGGEGGAGGMRTVECLRGRLLAERVASKAAKEEADQLAARLDELEKRLSDEVKIRDRAERRLRRAIKRLESLKILDVGSSIGSLSSNSNACSGQQAAPETEESNGPAVSLSTVDSVLSDPRAGGEDKGWDGESVKGSSAGSCTQANSSQDGSWFSVVSEQSGSGACKEESRTEDSDDAEKCGSGDAAGDVDRDSVRRREEQPGASSGSSKSEASYRDEEDDRLALVLVDNPHYSAEPAETKEKEKEEKDGLAMVLADPQPRATSVGGNDVQSVLLALRQVKEQLRYTIQRRSEGLVAHRELCGH, from the exons ATGTCTGAACCGGCCACGCAATGCAG GGGAaatgggggcggcggcgagggcggcgccggCGGTATGAGGACGGTGGAGTGCCTCAGAGGGAGGCTGCTCGCCGAGAGGGTGGCGTCCAAGGCGGCCAAGGAGGAAGCCGACCAGCTCGCCGCCAGG TTGGACGAGCTTGAGAAGCGGCTCTCCGACGAGGTCAAGATCAGGGACAGGGCGGAGCGGAGGCTGAGGAGGGCCATCAAGAGGCTCGAGTCCCTCAAGATTCTGGATGTGGGGAGCTCCATCGGCTCGCTCTCCTCCAACTCcaacgcctgctccggccaacaggcGGCGCCGGAGACAGAGGAGAGCAACGGTCCTGCAGTATCGCTGAGCACCGTCGATTCGGTGCTGTCAGACCCTCGCGCGGGCGGCGAGGACAAGGGATGGGACGGCGAGAGCGTCAAGGGCTCCTCGGCCGGTTCCTGCACTCAGGCCAACTCCTCCCAGGACGGGAGCTGGTTCTCCGTCGTGTCCGAGCAGTCCGGCTCTGGCGCCTGCAAGGAGGAGAGCCGCACGGAGGACTCTGACGACGCCGAGAAGTGCGGTTCCGGTGACGCCGCTGGTGACGTCGATCGTGATTCAGTGAG GAGGAGAGAAGAGCAGCCTGGAGCGTCCAGCGGCTCGTCGAAATCCGAAGCGAGCTACCGCGACGAGGAGGACGACAGGCTCGCGCTGGTGCTGGTGGACAACCCGCACTACAGCGCAGAGCCGGCCGAGACCAAGGAGAAGGAGAAAGAAGAGAAGGACGGGCTCGCCATGGTCCTGGCGGACCCCCAGCCGAGAGCGACGAGCGTCGGCGGCAACGACGTGCAGTCGGTCCTGCTGGCGCTGCGGCAGGTCAAGGAGCAGCTGCGCTACACCATCCAGAGGAGGTCGGAGGGGCTCGTCGCGCACCGAGAGCTATGCGGCCACTGA